The genome window GTTTCCATGAACAGCGTGCAGGGCATTGCGACCGTGCTGTTCTCTCTGCCGTTCATCCTGTTTTCCGCCTGGGGCGGCGCCGTGGCCGACAGGGTGGCCAAAAAGAACATCGCCGTTGCCGCCAAAAGCCTGGAATTTCTTGCGCTGTTCATGGGCGGCTACATGCTCATAACCCAGAACTGGGCGGGCATTTTAGCGGTCATCTTCCTCATGGGCACGCAATCCACGTTTTTCAGCCCGGCCATTAACGGCTCCATCCCGGAAAACTTCACGCCGGAGCGGGTGCCCCGGGCCAACGCCCTTATCAAGCTGGCCTCCACCGCCGCCATTCTCGCCGGGTTCGCCATGGCCGGGTTTGTGCTGGATATCCCGGAAAACGCCTTCGGCGGCCTGTTCGGCCTTTCCGGCGAAGCGTACGGGCGGGGCGCGGCAGCGGTCTTTATCGTCGTTGTGGCCCTGCTAGGGCTCGTCACGGCGCTCACCTTACGGCGCAGGCCCCCCGCGGGCGGGGAAAATGTCCCGTTCCCCTGGGCCGGGCCGGTGCAGTCCATTGTGCATACGCGGGAATGCCGCAAGGACAAAGACCTGGTGCTCGCCCTGGTCGCGGACGCGTGGTTTTACGGCATCGCGGCCATCGCGGTCATCAGCATCGCCAATCTCGCGGCGGAGCTCGGCTACAGCAAGAGCGTGTCGGGCGTCATGATGGCCCTGCTCATGATCGGCGTGGCGGCCGGGGCCGTTGCGGGCGGGCGCTTCAGCGTGGAAAGCTGGCGGCGGCTGGTGCTGCCCGTGGGCAGCGCCATGGCGGCCTCCCTTTTTCTGGTCGCCGTAACGCCCCACATACCGGCATACCCTTCTCTGGATATGCCGCACGGCTCGCTGGACCCGCAATTTCTCTGGTTCGGCATAACGCTCTTCCTGAGCGGATTTTTCGGCGGCATGTACATTATCCCGCTGGAAAGCTTCATCCAGGTGCGCCCGGCGGCCCATGAAAAAGGCAAGGTCATCGCCGTTTCCAACTTCATGAGCTTCGTGGCCATGGCGATTTTCGGCCTCGCGTTCAGGGCCATCAGCCTGCTGCCCCCGGCCCTGACCTTCGCGGCGTACGGCATTGCCACCTTCCTCTTTCTCTGGCTCGGGGTCAAAACGCGGCTCGTCAACCTTCCCGGAATGAGCATGGCGGACGCGGCAACGAACCCGCTCGGCCTGCTCCTCCGCCTCGCTCTCTCCCTGCGCTACCGCGTCACGGCCACGGGGCTGGAAAGCATTGCTCCGCCCGTTCCCGTCAACAACGGCACCAGGACGCCGGGCATCCTGATCCTGCCCAACCACCCGGCCATGGTTGACCCGATCATCGTGTATTCCCGCCTGGCGGGCCTCGCGCCCCGGCCGCTCTCCGACGAAGCGCAGATGCGGGGTTTCGTGCAGCGCATCGTGGCCCGCATCCTCCATGTGGTCACCATCCCGGATCTTGAAAAGAACGGGGGCCGGGGCGACGCGGCCTCCGCCCGGCAGAGCCTGGGCAATATCAGCCAGGCCCTGCGCCAGGGGGACAACGTACTGCTCTACCCTTCCGGACGCGTGTACCGTTCCGCGAGGGAAGTCCTCGGCAACAAGAGCGCGGTTTCCCGCCTGCTGGCGGAGGTGCCCGGCGCGCGCGTCCTGCTGGTCCGCACCACCGGCCTCTGGGGCAGCAGTTTCAGCTACGCTTCCGGCAAGACGCCGCAGATCATGCGCCAGCTCTTCCAGGGCGCCCTGACCCTGCTGGGCAACCTGCTCTTTTTCGCGCCGCGCCGCGCCGTGAGCGTGGAATTCGTGGAACCGGCGGACCTCCCGCGCGACGGCGACAAGCTCCGCCTCAACGCGTACCTTGAGAATTTTTATAACAAGGCGGAAACGCAGCCGATCTTAGTGCCGCGCTTTTTCTGGCAGCCGCGCGGCACAGCCAAACAAGCGGAACGGGGCAGCCAAAATGCCCGTAAGGCCGAAACGACGCGCCACGGCGCGGTGCCAACGGACTCCGCCACAGTTTTCGCAACAGTTCCGGCCACCATTCCGGAAGACATCCGCGACGCGGTATACGCCGTGCTGCGCGACAAGGGGGGACTGGCGGAAGACCATCCTCTTGATCCCGATCAGAGCCTGACCGAGGACCTGCATTTTGACAGCCTTTCCCTGATGGAAGCGGCCCTTGAGCTGGAAGCGGCCTTCGGCCACCCCGTGGCCAGCCCGGAAGACATCACAACCGTGGGAGACTGCCTGCGGCTGGCCGCCGGGCTCCTCCAGGCGGAAGACGAGGTGCCGCCCGCCGACGTCCCGGCGGCCTGGCTCGCCCCGCTCGCGGACGGGGCCGCCCCCCGCCGCGTCGCGCCCGGCGCCCGGAACATGGTGGATACCTTCCTCGCGCTCGCCCGCGAAAATCCGGACGCGCCTCTGGCCGCCGAACGGTCCGGGATCCGCACCCGCAAGGCCCTGCTCACGGGCATGCTGGCCCTGTCCAAGCGGTTCGCCGCGTTGCCGGGCAAGCGGCTGGGCATCATGCTGCCCAGCGTGCCGGCGGCCCTGGCCATCTGGCTGGCGGCCATGCACGCGGGCAAAGAACCCGTGTTCATCAACTGGACCGTGGGCCGCCGCAACCTTGAGCATTGCCTCGCCCTTGCCGGGGTCGGCTGTGTGGTCAGCGCCTCGGCCCTCATGGACCAGGTCAGCCGTACGGGAACGCCCCTGGAAGAGCTGCCCGTGACCTGGCTGGCGGCGGAAAAAATCGCGGCAAGCCTGTCCGTGCTTGAAAAACTGCGCGCGGCGCTCGGCGCGGCCCTGCACTGCTCCGCGCTGCCTTTTACGGTGCGCGGGACGCGCGTCCCTGAAATCGCGGCCGTGCTGTTCACCTCCGGCTCGGAAACCCGGCCCAAGGGCGTGCCGCTTTCCCACACCAACATCATGTGCAACGCCGCCGACGTGCTGGCCGTTCTGCGCCTTACCAAAGACGACAAACTTCTGGCCATGCTGCCGCCGTTCCATTCTTTCGGCCTGCTGGTGGGGCTTGCCCTGCCCGCCGCCACCGGCATTCCCGCCGCATACCACCCCAACCCCACGGAAAGCGCGCACCTGAACGCCATGGTCAGGGATTTCAAGGCCACCGTGTTCGGCGCGACGCCGACCTTCCTGGACGGCATGCTGACGAAAGCCAAAGGCAAAAACGATCTCGCCTCCCTCCGCTACGCCTTCGCCGGGGCGGAAAAATGCCCGGACCACGTGTACAAAAGCTTCGCCGCCGTGTGCCCGGCCGGAGCGTTATGCGAAGGGTACGGCATCACGGAATGCTCGCCGGTCGTGGCCGTGAACAGGCCGGAGGACCCGGTCGCCGGCAGCATCGGGCCGGTTCTGCCCTCGGTTCAGGCGGTCCTGGTGCGGGAAGACGACGACGCGGACGGCCATCCCGTCATTACCGGCCGCGCCGCGCCGGGAGAAACGGGCATGCTCCTGGTGCGCGGCCCGAGCGTCTTTTCCGGGTACCTCAGCCCGGAGAACGGGGCTCCCGTGCCCAGTCCCTTTGTCCGGTTTGACGACAAAGACTGGTACCGGACCGGGGATCTGGTCATGATGGACGAAACCGGCAGGCTGTTCTTCAAGGGGCGGCGCAAGCGGTTCGTCAAACTCGGCGGCGAGATGGTTTCCCTCCCGCAGATGGAGGAGGTCCTGCAAGAGGCCTTTGCCGCGCTGGCCCAGGGGCTCGACGAAGGCAAGCCGTTCATCGCGGTGGCGGACAGCCGTACCGGCAAAGACACCGATCAGGCGGAACTCGTTGCGTTCACCACGCTTGCGCTGAGCGTGCAGGAAATCAACCAGGCTCTGCGCCACGGCGGGCTGTCGCCCCTGCATGCCGTCCGCACGGTGACGCGGCTCGAGGCGATTCCACTGCTCGGCAGCGGAAAAACGGATTACCGCGCGTTGCAGGGGCAGGCGTAACCGTGTGGCGGCTCATTTTGCGGGCCTGGCGCAGTATCACGCCCAAACTGAGCCCATACGCAAAACACGTTCCACTATACACCAGCCCGTATCTCGCATATGCTTGCATGATACGGAACAATAACGGCGCGGTGCCGGAAACCGCTTCACCCCCAGGAAGCCGCAACGGAAAGGCCTTGCCACAATAAACAAAGGGAGTTCCCATGCCCGCAAAAAACGGCGATACGATTTTGGTTCATTATACCGGCACCCTTTCAGACGGCACCATGTTCGACTCTTCCCGTGACGGCGATCCGCTGGAATCCGTCCTCGGCCAGAACATGCTCATTCCGGGGTTTGAGAACGCCATCCTCGGCATGAAGGAAGGCGACACGAAAACCGTGACCATCCCGCCGGACCAGGCTTACGGCGACCGCGCGGAAGAGCTTATCCTCTCCCTGCCCGCATCCGAGGTGCCCGGCCACATGAAGCCCGAGGTGGGCATGCTGGTTCAGCTCGCCATGGACAACGGCGAGGAGTTTGAAGCCGTCATCACGGAGATCGGCGAGGAAGAGATAACGCTCGACGCCAACCACCCCCTGGCCGGGGAGGCGCTGACCTTCGAACTGGAGCTGGTCGGCATCAAAAAATAATTTTGGAAGAAAGCCCCCAAAAAGCGAGCGCCCGCCGGGTTTCCCCGACGGGCGCTCATTACAGAGGGAAAAACAACCCTTATTTCACTTCGGTGTAATCCGCGTCCACCACGTCGTCGTCGGACGACTTGGCGGAAGACGCGCCGCCGGTCCCGGCAGCGTCATCGCCGCCGCCCTGCTGCGCTTTCTGCGAGTAGAGCTGTTCCGCAAGCGCGTGCGACGCCTTGGAAAGCTCGTCCATGGCCTTCTTGATGGTGTCGATGTTATCCGACTCCATGGCCGTTTTCAGCGCGTTGCTCTTGGCTTCGATGTCGGACCTGAGGGACGGGTCAACCTTGTCGCCGAGGTCGGCCAGGGACTTCTGCGTGGAGTAGACCAGCGCGTCGGCATGGTTGCGCGTTTCGATCAGTTCCTGTTTCTTCTTGTCGTCCTCGGCGTGGGCTTCGGCGTCTTTCACCAGCCGCTGGATTTCGTCTTCGGAGAGGCCCGAGGACGCAGTGATGCGGATGGTCTGTTCCTTGCCGGTGCCCAGGTCCTTGGCGGACACGTTCACAATGCCGTTGGCGTCGATATCGAAGGCCACCTCGATCTGCGGCACGCCGCGCGGCGCCGCCGGGATACCCGTGAGCTCGAACCGGCCCAGCGTCATGTTGTCGTTGGCCATGGGGCGTTCGCCCTGCAGCACGTGGATGGAGACGGAGGGCTGGTTGTCCGCCGCGGTGGAGAATACCTGGCTCTTGCGGGTCGGGATCGTGGTGTTGCGGTCGATGAGCTTGGTCATCACGCCGCCGAGGGTTTCAATGCCCAGCGACAGCGGGGTCACGTCGAGGAGCAGCACGTCTTTCACGTCGCCGGCCAGGATGCCGCCCTGAATGGCCGCGCCCATGGCCACCACTTCGTCCGGGTTCACGCCGCGGTGCGGTTCCTTGCCGAAGAATTCCTGCACCTTTTTCAGGACCAGGGGCATGCGGGTCATGCCGCCGACCAGCACCACCTCGTCAATTTCGGAGGCTTTCATGCCCGCGTCCGCCAGGGCCTTTTTGCAAGGATCGATGGTGCGATCGACCAGATCCTGGACCAGGCTTTCCAGCTTGGCGCGGGTGAGTTTGAGCATCATGTGCTTGGGCCCGGACTGGTCGGCCGTGATAAAGGGCAAATTGACGTCCGCCTCCATGGAGGTGGACAGGTCCTTCTTGGCCTTTTCCGCGGCTTCTTTCAGGCGCTGCAGGGCCATGTTGTCTTTCGTCAGGTCAATGCCGTTTTCCTTGCGGAATTCGTCCACCAGCCAGTTGATGACGCGCTGGTCGAAATCTTCGCCGCCGAGGAAGGTATCGCCGTTGGTGGCGCGCACTTCAACCACGTTGTCGCCCACTTCGAGGACGGAAATATCGAAGGTGCCGCCGCCGAGGTCGAACACCGCGATCTTCTCGTTGGCTTTTCTGTCAAACCCGTAGGCAAGGGATGCCGCCGTGGGTTCGTTGATGATGCGTTTGACGTCAAGACCGGCGATGCGGCCCGCGTCCTTGGTGGCCTGGCGCTGCGAGTCGTTGAAGTAGGCCGGAACGGTGATGACCGCTTCGGTGACGGTTTCGCCGAGGTAGGCTTCCGCGTCGGCCTTCAGTTTGCCGAGAATCATGGCGGAAATTTCAGGCGCGGTGTAGGTCTGGCCTTCGATGGAGACGGCGGCCTCGCCGTTTTTGCCCGCGACTATCTTATAGGGGCTGTGTTCCATCCAGCGTTTCACTTCAGGCGCGTCGGCGCGGCGTCCCATCAACCGCTTGATGGCGAAAATCGTCCGCTCCGGATTGGTCACGGCCTGGCGTTTGGCGATATCGCCAACAAGGCGTTCCTTGCCCGTGAACGCGACGATGGACGGGGTGGTCCGTCCGCCTTCAGGGTTGGTGACGCACTTGGGTTCTTTGCCTTCCATGACGAAAACGCAGGAGTTTGTTGTCCCAAGGTCTATGCCGATAATCTTGCCCATTGAGTGTCCCTCTCTTCATAAAAAATCGCCCGGCTTCCCCGCGTCAAGCCGATGCTGTACCGAATTGGAGTCACCAAAAATAGCGGAGCCGGTGACATATTGTTTTGATCGACTACAAGATAATGCGGTTTTCGATACCGTCCAGAGGGGCGGCGCTATTTTTTTATGACTGATTTTCTCCAACCCGTGTTTTCGCAACTCGTATCCGGTAAATAAAAGTTTACTAATGGAACAGTTTTACATAGTACTTCTCTTGATGGTGGACACCCCATACCGGCCGGAAAAAACCGCTCCGCTCTCCGGCGGCGGGAACGGACGGGATGGGACGAGGGAATTTTCCGTGAAACAACCGCTCAGCCTCAGGGTCAAGCTGCCCCTTTTCATACTGACAGCCGTTCTGGTGACCTTTTCGGTTTCCACGGCCTTTGTGCTGCACACGTCCCGGTCCGTCATTTCCTATGTCAAATCCAGCCGGATCGAAGACGCGGCCCATGCGGTGGGGCACGGCATATCCCTGCAAATCCAGCGGGCCGGGCGCGACATGGTCATGACCGCTTCGCTCCCGAACGTTCTTGAAGCCATAGAGCTGCCGCCAAACCCGCCGAAAGGCTCCGGGGACGACGCGGCCAGGATTGCCGTTTCCGCCCTGCTCGGCAGGGTGAAGCTCGCCTACGGGTACTACGACACCTTTTTCCTGGTGAACGATAAAGGCCAGCCCCTGGCCGGCGTTTACGACCTCTCGCACGACCTGACCAGCGGCAGGGGCGCCGAGCGGCTGCAAGCCTTTCTCACCAAAAACACGTTCGCGGTCGCGCCGCCCGTGCGCAGTAAGACTACCGGGGAAACGATCCTGCCGGCGGGGTTGAAACTTGTTTACAACGGCAGATCCGGCGCGCTCGTGGGGGCGCTCCAGCTCGCCAAAATGACGCGCGAGTCGCTCCGGGAGGCCACCCGCCCCGGCATTCTGCCCCTTGTCGTCGCGCAGGACGGCGACAACCTGACCGTCATCGGCAACAGTTCCAGAGACGAACTCCACCTGACCGCCGGTCCCTGGTTCCGGGAAATCCAGACGCGCGTCGCGGGCAGCATCACCATTCCCCTGAACGGGGAGAAGAAAACCATGGGGTTTTACCACATTCCCCAGACGGATCTGTACGCCATCGTCATCGCGGACGAGAGCTACATGCTCTCGTATGAAGCGGATATCCGGGGCGCGACGATCGCGGCCAACATCTTGGCGGCCCTTCTGGCCGTCGGCTGCGTCTGTTTCTTCGTGTTCCCGGTCACCAGGGATATCCTGCGGCTGAGCCTTTTCGCAAAGGGCGTGACAGAGGGCAGGCAGGGCATCGCAACCGGCGTCGCCCGCAACGACGAACTCGGCAACCTTTCCGACAGCCTGGACCAGATGGTCGGCACCCTTACCGAGATGGTCGTGCGGTCGGAAACGGCCACAAAGGCGAAGAGCGAATTTTTGGCCCGCATGAGCCATGAAATCCGCACGCCCATGAACGGCATTATCGGCATGACCTACCTCGCCATGCGCGCCAACCCGGACGCGCGGCAGATGGACTACCTGCGCCGCATCGACAACGCGGCCAAAACCCTGCTCGGCGTCATCAACGACATCCTCGATTTTTCGAAAATGGAAGCCGAGAAAATGGAAATCAACAATTCCAGCTTCCGGCTTTCCAGAATTCTCTGGTCCATCTACGACATGCTCGCGCTCAAATGCGAGGAAAAGGGCATCACGCTCGATTTTGCCATGGCCGACGACGTGCCGGACATTATTGAAAGCGACCCCCTGCGCCTGGCCCAGATATGCATCAATCTCTGCTCCAACGCCGTCAAGTTCACGGAGTCCGGCGGCGTCACCTTAAGCGTCTCACTCAAATCCCGCGAGGGGGATGACCTTTTGCTGCTGTTCGCCGTCAAGGATACCGGCATCGGCATACCGGCAAAAGAGCAAGAGCGGATATTCGACTCCTTCTCCCAGGCGGACGGCTCCACAACCCGCAAATACGGCGGCACCGGGCTCGGCCTCGCCATCAGCAAAAGCCTCGCGCGCATGATGGGCGGCGACGTCGGGGTGGAAAGCGAACCGGGGAAGGGCAGCACCTTCTTTTTCACCATCCGGGCGAAAGTCGGCTCCGAAGCGGACCTTGCGGATGAGGAGAACGCCCCCGCGCTCCGCGAGCAGACGCCGCTGCCGGAGCTCACGGTGCTCCTCGCGGAGGACAACGAAATCAACCAGGAAATCGCCCTGGAAATATTGCGGGACATGGGCGTTGCCGTCACCCTGGCCGTCAACGGCGCCGATGCCGTGGAAAAATGGGAGGCCGGGCCGTACGACCTCATCCTCATGGACATCCAGATGCCCGTCATGGACGGGCTGACGGCCGCGAGCCGGATACGGTCGAGCGGCGCGCCCCGCTCGAAAACAGTGCCCATCATCGCCATGACGGCCAACGCCATGAGCGGGGACCGCGAAAAAAGCCTCGAGGCCGGTATGGACGACCACATAACCAAGCCTCTCGACATAAGCGAGCTGCGCAGCGCGCTGGCTCTGTGGGGAACCGTCGCCAAAGCGGAAACCGCCGCATCCTGAACGGATTCGGGAAAGGAAGAAACCGATGCGTACCGTGAAAAATCACGCCAGGGTCATTGCCGTGTTCGCCGCCATGGCGCTTTTCGCCTCATGTCTCTGGGGGTGTGAAACTCAGCAGCCGGAAAAATCCGCGAGAACCAAACCCCTCATCGGCATTCTGGTCTACAGGCAGGACGATACGTACATAGGCCTCGTGACCAAAGCCATCCGGGAGGCGCTGGCAAACGATGCCGAGGTGGAAATTCTGTACGCCGAGGACGACCAGTTGGTCCAGAACGAGCAGATCGTCGCCCTAATCAAGAAAAACGTCAGCGGCTTCGCCCTGAACATCGCCGACCCCCAGGCGGCCGCGACGGCGGTGGACACCATCAAGAAAGCCGGGGTTCCGGTCGTCTTTTTCAACCGCGAGCCCGACCTCTCCAGCATCAAAAGCTACGGCAAAGCCCGCTTCGTGGGCACGAACACCTTTGACGCCGGCATCATGCAGGGGGACATCGTCAAGGAACTGTGGGACAGGCACCCCGAATACGACAAGAACAGAGACGGCAAATGCCAGTACATTATGATCCAGGCCAACCTGGACAACCCCGAGGCCGTGGCGCGCACGGAATACAGCGTCAAACAGGCCAGGGCAAACGGCATCGCCATGCAGCAGCTCGGGGAAACGCTCCTCTGCAACTGGGACGAAAAACTGGCCTATGAAACCATGCGCCTGGTGTTCCCCATGTACGAAAATCGCGTGGAGTTGATACTTGCCAACAACGACACCATGGCCCTCGGCGCGGTAAAGGCCCTGAACGAGCACGGCTACAACCGGGAAGGGGGCGGCCCGGCGCAGTTCATCCCGGTCGTGGGGGTGGATGCCGTGCCGCAGGCCGTCGCCGCCATCAAGAAGGGGGTCATGAGCGCGACCGTGGTGCAGGACAGTACAGCCATGGGCAAAACCGTCGCCGCCATGATCCGTAACGCGGTCAACGGCAAAAATTTTCTGGAAGGCGTCCCGTACCCCTGGGACGAGAGCGGCATCGCCGTCCGCATCCCGTATTCCCGGTACTCCAACGGGCAATAGACGCAGGGAAGCCATGGCGCGCATCGTCATAGAACCGGCCTACCGGAACCTTGAAGACATCCGGCAACTGTTCGCGGAATACGCGGCCTCGCTCGCCATTGACCTGGGGTTCCAGCGTTTTGACGACGAATTGCGGCAACTCCCCGGCAAATACGCGCCGCCGCGCGGCAGGCTGTTCATCGCGACGGTTGACGGAAAAAGCGCCGGATGCGTGGCCTTGCGCCCGTTTGACGACGACCGCTGCGAAATGAAACGGCTCTACGTCCGCGACGCGTTCCGGGGCCTCGGCATCGGGAGGCTTCTGGCGCAAAGGATCGTAGACGAGGCCGCTGCCATGGGGTACGGCTCCATGCTGCTCGACACCCTTCTCCGCATGCCGGAAGCCCTGACGCTCTATGAGAAAATGGGCTTCACGAAAAGAGGGCCGTATTGCCACAACCCGGAACCGGACGCGGTGTACATGGAAAAAAGACTCAGGCCAGCAGACGCACCGTGAGGCTCTGCGAATTGAACGCGTCCGCGCTCTGCAAGACTCTGGTTGCCTGAGCCTGGAACTCCTGTTCCCGGCGGATGCATTCCTCCAGCATCTCCGGCTCGAGGGGGATGCCCAACCGCCCCATGACGGAAGCCACCAGGACAAGCGTGCGGGTCGGCGTGCGGTCCGCGGGCGGGGCCACATTCGCGAACCAGGCGAGAGACTGGAACAGCCCGCGAAAGACGACGTACTGCAAGGGGACGGTCTGCCCGTCCCGTGTTTCCCATTCCAGGTCAAAAAAGATGTATTCACCTTGCGGCGCAACCGCGCAGTTGAGCGGCGTCGCGTCCAGGTATTTGCCGGGCAGCTGGCCGCCCATGGCCTTACCCCGCAAATAATCCACCCAGCCCTTGGCCCAGAGAGCAAGCGCCTGCACGTTCCAGCCCGGCGTGTTGATAAGCGGCACAAGGCTGTCGTGATACAGCGGGTACGGCAGATACGGCTCGTCCTCAAGGACGTTGGCCACCGGACCGTATTCCCTGCCGGGCAGGCCTGGTTCCAGATACTGCCGCCGCACCCGCACGGCGCCGTTTTCCCGGATAAACAGCGTCTCCTTGACGTATTCCGGCGCGCGCTGCGTTCCGTAATGGGCGACGCACAGCGCCGGATCGCAGGCGCGCGCGCCGGGCTCCGGGGAGGCCGCGAAAAACAGGGAGTTACACAAGTCCAGCGCCAGGCCGTTGCGCACGATGGCGCTCGTCGCCGCTTCCAGAGAAAAACAATGCTCCGAAGCCGGCTGGCAATCCGCCCGGTAGCTGTTCAGGATAAAG of uncultured delta proteobacterium contains these proteins:
- a CDS encoding Putative glycosyltransferase (fragment) (Evidence 3 : Function proposed based on presence of conserved amino acid motif, structural feature or limited homology), giving the protein MPSPSRYRQIAGNLLAPRNAQPFTYSDGPIEDYLAEVVANTPDCGTLSPALAAAIKDWPTHYHLGYNRSFLLRPFGNLLRGKSVLELGAGCGALTRYLGETAARVTALEGSPKRAGIAASRCRDLASVTVINDTIQDLELDETFDVVTLIGVLEYARAFGPETEKPEAALLAVAKSFLKPGGHLLLAIENQLGLKYFAGSAEDHIGLPFFGVHDLYTGKSPVTFGRKELLGLLKDAGFAFIEQFVPLPDYKLPITVLCPACFDGETAAPDITPFILNSYRADCQPASEHCFSLEAATSAIVRNGLALDLCNSLFFAASPEPGARACDPALCVAHYGTQRAPEYVKETLFIRENGAVRVRRQYLEPGLPGREYGPVANVLEDEPYLPYPLYHDSLVPLINTPGWNVQALALWAKGWVDYLRGKAMGGQLPGKYLDATPLNCAVAPQGEYIFFDLEWETRDGQTVPLQYVVFRGLFQSLAWFANVAPPADRTPTRTLVLVASVMGRLGIPLEPEMLEECIRREQEFQAQATRVLQSADAFNSQSLTVRLLA